One part of the Trichoplusia ni isolate ovarian cell line Hi5 chromosome 2, tn1, whole genome shotgun sequence genome encodes these proteins:
- the LOC113505923 gene encoding heparan sulfate glucosamine 3-O-sulfotransferase 1: MESRAQMSHTLPTKHRPEATYRSCSQSLPLDILWLPRSSFRPAEGELADCVLVVGVSRPKLAAALLSVTLLSLFLTFHVLYDSALYSIQAASMASAASEGRKILQSQESNSRTINHPMALRKRLRPPRQPRPARRLPQALIIGVRKCGTRALLEMLYLHPMVQKASGEVHFFDRDENYALGLEWYRSKMPLSFKGQITIEKSPSYFVTPEVPERVRAMNSSVRLLLIVREPVTRAISDYTQLRSRATPSAPALQLPGHPVPDAAKPFEHLAISPDGSINIAYRPIAISLYHAYLHRWLEVFPREQILVVNGDLLIEDPVPQLRRIEKFLGLEHKIGRKNFYFNETKGFYCLRNDTTDKCLRETKGRKHPRVDPAVVTKLRKFFIQHNQRFYDLIGEDLGWPED, encoded by the exons ATGGAGTCGCGTGCGCAGATGAGTCACACGCTACCGACCAAGCACCGGCCTGAGGCAACCTACAGGAGTTGCTCGCAGTCTTTGCCGCTCGATATTCT ATGGTTGCCGCGGTCGTCGTTCCGGCCGGCGGAGGGCGAGCTGGCAGACTGCGTGCTGGTGGTGGGCGTGTCGCGGCCCAAGCTCGCCGCGGCGCTGCTGTCCGTCACGCTGCTGTCGCTGTTCCTCACCTTCCATGTGCTCTATGACAGCGCGCTGTATAGCATACAG GCGGCGAGCATGGCATCGGCCGCAAGTGAAGGCCGCAAGATTTTGCAAAGCCAAGAAAGTAACAGCAGGACGATCAACCATCCGATGGCGCTGCGGAAGCGGTTGCGACCTCCAAGACAACCTAGACCTGCACGCAGACTCCCACAG gCTCTAATAATAGGCGTCCGTAAATGCGGAACCCGCGCCTTACTTGAGATGCTGTACCTCCATCCGATGGTACAGAAGGCTTCCGGAGAAGTCCACTTCTTCGACCGAGATGAAAACTACGCGCTTGGACTGGAGTGGTACAGGAGTAAGATGCCACTGTCCTTTAAAGGACAGATCACTATTGAGAAGAGTCCAAGTTATTTTGTGACTCCAGAG GTACCGGAAAGGGTACGAGCTATGAACTCCTCAGTCCGTCTACTGCTCATAGTCCGGGAGCCAGTGACTCGAGCTATCTCCGACTACACACAGCTGAGGAGTCGCGCGACACCATCGGCACCAGCTCTCCAACTACCCGGCCATCCAGTGCCGGATGCCGCGAAGCCTTTTGAACATCTCGCTATCTCACCTGATGGATCCATTAATATCGCATACAG GCCGATAGCTATATCTCTGTATCACGCCTACCTCCATCGGTGGCTGGAAGTGTTCCCGCGGGAGCAGATACTAGTGGTGAACGGGGACCTGCTAATTGAAGATCCTGTACCGCAATTGCGACGCATTGAGAAGTTCCTTGGGCTCGAACATAAAATTG GTAGAAAGAATTTCTATTTCAACGaaacgaaaggcttttattgcCTAAGAAATGACACCACAGACAAATGTCTGCGGGAGACGAAGGGTCGAAAGCATCCTCGAGTTGACCCTGCCGTCGTCACCAAGTTAAGGAAGTTCTTCATCCAGCACAACCAGAGGTTTTACGACCTCATCGGCGAAGACCTGGGCTGGCCAGAAGACTAA